The Pungitius pungitius chromosome 14, fPunPun2.1, whole genome shotgun sequence genome contains the following window.
GGAAGCTCCCCCCGACCCGCCTCTGGCTCCGGACCCAGCTGTGGAGATCCCCAAGCTGTTGATGCCTCCAGCAGAAATGACCCCAGTGGTGGAGGAGGCGAGTCAGAACGACGCCTTTATGCAACATCTGCAACAGGTCAGAGGTTCTTCAAAAGAACACGTTCAAAGTGTATGATGTCATGAAAAAGAACTCACGTAAAAAACAGGATGGATTTTATTAGATCCACGAGATTTATCTAAATATTGTCATTCATTATTTCTACCACAGCAAGCACTCagtcctcctctcacctctgaccTGTCGGTCGGGTCGCTGCCGGCGGTGCCGATGGAGCCGCTCGCCTCCCCGGTGGCCCCGGGTCAGGACGCCCGCCCTGTGGCCTCCGACCAGTGCGCCGAGTCTTCTCCGCTCCGCCCGGACCCGGTGGACCCTCTGCCGACCCGCTCCTCGCCTCCCGTCGCAGAGGCCCCGCCAGCGCCCCCGCCCGGTTTCTTCCCTCAGAACCCTTCGCCCGGACCCGAGGGTTCAGTGGCAGCTCCCCGGACCGGCCTGGAGCCCACGCTCCAGTACCGGGCCCCTCACCATCTCCTGAACCGGGTGCAGACGGAGCCGTCCTCGGCCcacggcagccccccccctccgcgcgTCCCGGCGCCCCAGCAGCAGCCCGATCCCGCGGccgcccgcccccctccccccggcggGGGCGCCCCCGCCGTccaacagcacacacaaaacagtGAGTGTCGGACCGGCGACGGACCGgttccctctttctcccccgcTGGGGGCCGGCGTCGTCCTCAGTGTCCCCCCCTTCCTGTCCCTTCAGAGCCAACAGCTGCCTTGGTCGTGGAGAGTAAAGAGTTAACTCTCGATGTCCGCCCGCCGTCCCCCGTGTCCCCGGGGGCCCGAGGGCACGGGCATCCCGCCCCCACCCAGACGAGCCAGAACAAGGTGAGCCAGAACCAGATCTGGAATGACGTGTGctttaaatgttgaaatagTCTTTCATTATTTCAGTTTTACAAATTGAAACGTATTAATTTCACGCCGATAATTCCTGTCGACTGTCCACTAACAGCTAATTcgaatttaataaaatgtagCATAAACAGGTGTTAAAACGTCTGTAACGGGTCTAAATAATTCCCCCTGTGGATGGACCTGAATTGGCTCCGGTAGTAAAACACGGCTTTGAAAGGATTATTTGTGAAATGCAGCAAAACTTAAACATTTAAGAAAATTAATGGCTTGAAATCTCTCCGTCCTTTTGATATCATCCAAAACGCCTGGTGGCTGCCAGCTGGCCGACGAcgctctggaggagcaggaggagcgggaagagcaggaggagcaggaggagcgggaggagcaggaggagcaggaggagaaggaggagcgggaggagcaggaggagcaggaggagcagaaggagcaggaggagaaggaggagcgggaggagcaggaggagcgggaggagcaggaggagcaggaggagaaggaggagcgggaggagcaggaggagcaggaggagcagaaggagcaggaggagaaggaggagcgggaggagcaggaggagcggcTCACACCAGCAGCGCGCAGGCACCGGTAAGACTCGGGGCCACTCAGAAGGCCACATCTGTACAACATCTGGACGACAACACCATGACCCAGTGTTCAGTGGTGGCCCCTCCGTAAACACCCGCCCCTTCACTCCGGTGACCCTCGTGTTCTCCTCAGGTTCCAGCAGCAGATCTGTCTGGACCACGCGGCGGTCCGGGCGCCCTCCACCGGCCCGGCCTTCCCCGCGCTGAAGGACGCCGTGAGGCGCCTGCTGCCGTTCCACGCCTGCGCCGGTCCCCCGCCCGCCCAGGAGGACTTCGATCTAGGTCCGTGAGCTCCTGCCGGGGGCCCGACAGCTCAGTGGATGAATTGATAAAAAGAgaagcgatgatgatgatgatgatgatgatgatcatgctcctcctctgctcacaGTGGACCAGCAGTTCGACACCGTGTCTGGTTTCCTGCTGAAACGCACCAAGGACATGGTCAACAAATACAGGCAGCTCCTGGTGCGAGAGGCCCAGGTGAGAAACCACGGTGAAACACGGGAAGCCGCCTTCTCAGGCCCGGCGGGAGCGGATGGtgatccatgtgtgtgtgtgtgtgtgtgtgtgtgtgatggggaaTGCACTGGTTCCCCACAGCAGGAGAGTCCCTCGGCGGAGATGGTGATGCTGGAGCGTCTCTTCCTGCAGGCGGAGCGGTGCGCTCTGGCAGAGGACCGGCGCAGAGTCCGCAGAGACCCGGGTCAGTGCCGCGAGGAGCGGCGTCCAAACCAAACACATTTCGTTTCATTCCTTGCAGATGAAAGCGGTTTCCTGCACtttttcatgggggggggggggggggattcatttGTTTGCGCCACGCAGCGCGGCGCTTAACCTGCTTATTTTCGGCCGGGTCGGAACCCGGGGTTCGGACCGCATTGAGGTCAATTAAAGCAAGCGGGAAAAGCGTCTGAAGGAATCGTTTTAGTAGGAAAGAGAAGCTCGACGCCAGCTGGAAGAACAACGTGTTCCTTTCATTTATTCTGCTCgtgaagaaaaataacattttatttcctaATCATGTGTAAATAGGAAAATGACTTTGTATTAGACATTTTAGATGATGTAAACACGTCAATATTTGATTTCACCACAATGTGATCAACAAGGAAAATTTCTCAAATAGAGGGTTAGAaagtatttaaacattttaatgttttatatcaACTATATTCTCCAGATTGCTCTAATTTACCTTGATGTACTCTAtgtaccccccgcccccccccctactcacAGAGGCCTTTCTGACGGCCCTGGCTGCATCGGCGTCTCTCCCCCCCGGTGCTCGCTCCTCCCAGCTCTGCTCCTCCGGcagcccctcccctccgccgGCGTGGACCAGACTGTCCGACCGCCCCCCCGGCCTGAAGACGTACCGCTCCAGCTCCCGGGGGGCCCTGAGGCTCACCATCAAGCAGGAGTCGGGCTCCCGCAAGGTGGTCCGCAACTCGGCCTGCGAGCCGGGCCTCAAGAGGGACCACGCGGGGCGGCTGACCAACGGGGGCGGAGCCGCCGACCGGCGCCCCCCTCGGGCGGCCAACGGGGCGCCCGAGGGGGGCTGCAACGGAGCGCCGCCCGGCGACCCCGCGGGGGAGGTCCCGCACGCGGGCCCCCGTTCCAGAACAAAATCCCCGGCCCCGCTTTTGGCCCAGGGGCCGCAGGTCGATGGCTGCGAGGCGCCTCCCGCCGAGGTCAGCGGGCCCAAGCTGAAATGCTGCAGGTCGGACGAGTCGCCTGGGTtcggcccgccgccgccgcccccccccctccaggaggaCAGCATGCTCAGCGAGCATCTGCAGAGCGCCATCGACAGCATCCTGGAGCTCCAGCGCCTGCAGGGCCCCTCGGCGGCCCCCGGCAGGGGCGCGTCGGGCCCTCCACTGGACCAGGCGGTCACCAGCATCCTGGAGGGTCACCTGTGAGGTAACCTGTCTCAGCCAGATGCAGAAACATCTgtctgaggagggaggggaagggaaacctttttttatttatgtgttctCAGAATTTAAGGAGATTTTGTTGGTGGGCTTCGGAGATTACCTTTGAGGTACTGAATGTttgagagaagaggggggggtgggggggggcactaatGAGAGGCAGACCAGACCACTAGATGGGGGACAGATGATGGATTCTTCACTCCGACGTACGTCTGTGCAGAAAGGAAATCTATTTGGAACAGGAGCTGTACTGTTTCAGTGGTAGTGAGGTCACCCGGAGGTCACCCAGAGGTCAGCCGGAGGTCACCCGGAGGTCAGCCGGAAGTCAGCCCGGAGGTCACCCAGAGGTCAGCGGTGTCACCTTCGTCAGCTCGTAGTACGCGAGTCAtagtgaggaagaggaacacAACGTGGAGTAGACCCACATTATTCAATAGTTTCTTTTCATAAGATTTCTTTCAGAAAATGTGAAGTTTCTTTTGCATCGTGCCAAGATTCCAGGgtatttattttggtaaaatgTGCCAATTGCTTTTCATTGAAAAAGGCagcgagtctgtgtgtgtgtgtgtgtgtgtgtgtgtgtgtgtgtgtgtgtgtgacaacatTGCGTCCTGCGACATGACCGGacataaaaagtcaaatcacaCTCGGCTCATCCAATGAAACTCCAAAGAATTTGTGACACGCTACACTCCCGAAATACACCAGCAAGCGCCCACATCAACCAGAGCCcgccccctggggggggggcaaaggtaaTGAGGCAGACTCGAGTACGTTTGGACCCTTGTTGTCATTCACGCTGCAGTCAGAGAAGGTTTTTCTCATGTTTTATGTATTAACACGCGAGCAATAAGGAGTTGGGGTTGTAGGGAGCAGTGGTGCAGTGAgggacggggcggggggggggggggggttgggggaggggggagatcttttgattgtttttcaGCAAAGAGAGAGACGCTTGTTTTGTCGTTGAAGCACACGTAGTTTAGAACCCACGATTCACTGTACGGCCTCTCTCTGCATCATCGAACAGcctttgaccaaaaaaaaaaaagaagaaaaaaaaagaaagaagaggaatcATCCGCGTTTAAaatccctttatttattttattgatgcATCGCTTTGAAGCCGAAAGATTTGCTTTCACTCCGCAATATGATTTGTGCGACATCTTACGTTAACGTGACAATCTTATCGGCCTGTGAGTTCTGTTCGTATGGAAACATGAGAGGAGCTCAGTGACTCACCAATTCTTTGCAGCTGGATTCGTACCTtgaaggtcaaaaggtcaaagctgcaaaatgtctctttttgtaacataaatttaaaaaaaatgtgtgtcaaATTCTAGCTTTCGCAGATCCTGTTGTGGGTCAAGGTTTGACCTGCGATCTTGGGACTATTTAGAAAATGCCTTATTGTTAATTCAGTGTATCTTTGTAAGGAATCtgccaagaaa
Protein-coding sequences here:
- the si:ch211-168d23.3 gene encoding BRD4-interacting chromatin-remodeling complex-associated protein, with amino-acid sequence MEDEDGTCLLDVLCDPQALNDFLHGTNELQTEDLLISSSSGEPSLFTDAPSPVSLLGDGSGSPGTPPPGCVDLSFLEEALLSSPEGADEDPRPGRGGPPAGAAFRPKKGEEEGAGEACDILQQSLQEAEITEQTMALEAGAAQPAPGDGLALYSPAPLPSPPAAPFAPKSVTLPIAQALPRDTQAAVEPPQPSLLAVGPGCPSLKPTAPPRLMGLLPGNVFPAASPETSFSLSPAQAASSVIIHKAAPGVTGRPFLASALRAAGAAGLVLQHGPLHIQPKLPVSIQPRLVQISPKPSGGQKHAPGLAFLPGTNPPNILLSQPQGQKPAAPAAPAAPAPPPQQLPKPLSLQLVNQGGSFVLQPQGLFQGQSQFLLPSQPPVAMPQTACAARPLLTPARRGVNPPGGSQILAVPQRRLNFSPVFATASGQLALRQATVLSGPLQLQPAPPAVFQVPAQLAGAYAPAGQGQRTALVHGPALGNHITLINSSGVLPPDLTSISIVNGPSVVQGVPFAAQAPPPRAGVTDGQLGLRQASVVLLQESAVQEERAASEETLQPYGRVLQHVSAQSSSPPVVAVPEAPPDPPLAPDPAVEIPKLLMPPAEMTPVVEEASQNDAFMQHLQQQALSPPLTSDLSVGSLPAVPMEPLASPVAPGQDARPVASDQCAESSPLRPDPVDPLPTRSSPPVAEAPPAPPPGFFPQNPSPGPEGSVAAPRTGLEPTLQYRAPHHLLNRVQTEPSSAHGSPPPPRVPAPQQQPDPAAARPPPPGGGAPAVQQHTQNKPTAALVVESKELTLDVRPPSPVSPGARGHGHPAPTQTSQNKLADDALEEQEEREEQEEQEEREEQEEQEEKEEREEQEEQEEQKEQEEKEEREEQEEREEQEEQEEKEEREEQEEQEEQKEQEEKEEREEQEERLTPAARRHRFQQQICLDHAAVRAPSTGPAFPALKDAVRRLLPFHACAGPPPAQEDFDLVDQQFDTVSGFLLKRTKDMVNKYRQLLVREAQQESPSAEMVMLERLFLQAERCALAEDRRRVRRDPEAFLTALAASASLPPGARSSQLCSSGSPSPPPAWTRLSDRPPGLKTYRSSSRGALRLTIKQESGSRKVVRNSACEPGLKRDHAGRLTNGGGAADRRPPRAANGAPEGGCNGAPPGDPAGEVPHAGPRSRTKSPAPLLAQGPQVDGCEAPPAEVSGPKLKCCRSDESPGFGPPPPPPPLQEDSMLSEHLQSAIDSILELQRLQGPSAAPGRGASGPPLDQAVTSILEGHL